One segment of Argiope bruennichi chromosome 11, qqArgBrue1.1, whole genome shotgun sequence DNA contains the following:
- the LOC129957195 gene encoding astacin-like metalloprotease toxin 5, with the protein MQIFIVLGLIAITWARTYRNPLENPDLYQGDILGIESNEDRNALPRDSMRWPSGVIYYKMDPAVAYFKRDILRAMKYIEDRTCIDFIERRNMEKNYIKIIDGDGCYSHWGKTGGVQPVSLGDGCQDQGTIIHELMHAIGFDHEQNRSDRDDYLDIFYENIDPDFVDQFQKLKPHQNRLINKFDYESIMLYGDTAFSIDGYKKTMRAKKRGVVLLDTYDKMPSKSDMYRINWLYDCEDKK; encoded by the exons ATGCAGATTTTTATAGTATTAGGATTAATAGCCATCACAT GGGCTCGGACTTACCGAAACCCACTCGAAAATCCTGATCTGTATCAAGGTGATATCCTCGGCATTGAAAGCAATGAA GACAGGAACGCCCTGCCTAGGGATTCTATGAGATGGCCCTCAGGTGTCATTTACTACAAAATGGACCCGGCAGtag CTTACTTCAAGAGAGACATATTGAGAGCTATGAAATACATCGAAGACAGAACTTGCATCGATTTTATCGAGCGACGAAATATGGaaaaaaactacattaaaatCATCGACGGAGATGG TTGTTATTCCCACTGGGGTAAGACAGGAGGAGTACAACCAGTTTCCCTGGGTGACGGGTGCCAAGATCAAGGTACAATCATCCACGAGCTGATGCACGCCATCGGATTCGATCACGAACAGAACAGATCAGACAGAGATGACTACCTGGACATCTTTTACGAGAACATCGACCCAG ATTTCGTAGACCAGTTCCAGAAACTGAAGCCCCACCAGAACAGGCTGATCAACAAGTTCGACTACGAATCCATCATGTTGTACGGCGACACCGCTTTCTCCATAGACGGCTACAAGAAGACCATGAGGGCCAAGAAGAGGGGCGTCGTTCTCCTGGACACCTACGACAAGATGCCCAGCAAAAGCGACATGTACCGCATCAACTGGCTGTACGACTGCGAAGATAAAAAATGA